The proteins below are encoded in one region of Helianthus annuus cultivar XRQ/B chromosome 2, HanXRQr2.0-SUNRISE, whole genome shotgun sequence:
- the LOC110899751 gene encoding serine/threonine-protein phosphatase 7, translating into MSTFDWSSRNLRPSEIPTVLPVEAFDGLIPTASKILYKEPNCVPIEPDKDASVVVVGDVHGQLHDVLFLLKDSGFPCENRFYVFNGDYVDRGAWGLETFLLLLAWKVFMPHRVFLLRGNHQSKYCTSVYGFENEVLAKYGDNNKGKHVYRECLGCFKGLPLASIIAGRVYTAHGGVFRNIPAASSKRAKGKKNRKVIPSADSVPLSLGSLEELSKTRRTVLNPPWEGPNLIPGDVLWSDPPMKPGLSPNDERGIGLLWGPDCTEDFLKKSGLKLIIRAHEGPDAREKRPGFGGMDEGYTIDHVVPSGKLITVFSAPDYPQFQATEERYENKGAYIVLNSPNFDTPIFHSFEASIPRPKVKQLLVIFF; encoded by the exons ATGTCAACGTTCGACTGGTCCTCTCGCAACCTCCGGCCGTCGGAGATTCCGACGGTGCTGCCGGTGGAAGCGTTCGACGGTTTAATACCGACTGCGTCGAAGATTTTGTATAAGGAGCCGAATTGTGTGCCAATTGAGCCTGATAAGGATGCTAGTGTGGTGGTTGTTGGTGATGTGCATGGGCAGCTGCATGATGTGTTGTTTTTGTTGAAGGATTCTGGATTTCCGTGTGAGAATAGGTTTTATGTGTTCAATGGTGATTATGTTGATAGAGGAGCTTGGGGACTTGAGACATTTCTTCTGTTACTGGCTTGGAAA GTATTTATGCCACACAGAGTTTTCCTCCTTCGCGGGAATCACCAATCTAAATACTGTACCTCAGTTTACGGATTTGAAAACGAAGTTTTAGCCAAATATGGCGATAATAATAAAGGAAAACATGTCTATCGTGAGTGTTTGGGGTGTTTCAAAGGACTTCCTCTTGCTTCAATAATAGCAGGGCGTGTGTATACAGCACACGGAGGGGTTTTTCGTAATATACCAGCTGCCTCATCAAAACGGGCTAAAGGAAAAAAGAACCGTAAAGTTATACCGAGCGCAGATTCGGTTCCGTTATCTCTTGGTTCTCTAGAGGAATTATCTAAAACTAGACGAACTGTGCTTAACCCTCCATGGGAAGGCCCAAATCTGATCCCCGGAGATGTTTTATGGTCCGACCCGCCTATGAAACCGGGCCTTtctccaaatgatgaaagaggtATTGGCCTTTTGTGGGGTCCAGATTGTACCGAAGACTTCCTAAAGAAATCCGGTCTTAAG TTAATTATTAGGGCTCATGAAGGTCCCGATGCAAGGGAAAAGCGGCCCGGTTTTGGAGGAATGGATGAAGGGTACACGATAGATCATGTGGTACCATCGGGGAAACTGATTACAGTCTTTAGTGCTCCTGATTATCCACAGTTTCAG GCAACCGAGGAGCGGTACGAAAACAAAGGAGCATACATTGTCCTGAACTCCCCCAACTTCGATACTCCAATCTTTCATAGTTTTGAAGCTAGCATTCCTAGACCCAAG GTGAAGCAGTTACttgtaatatttttttaa
- the LOC110926910 gene encoding 4-hydroxyphenylpyruvate dioxygenase: MGKEHELPHDNVGYKNLIQTNPMPGKLSVRRFHHVEFWCHDATNAAHRFSWALGMPIIAKSDLSTGNTTHASYLLSSGQLLFLFTAPYPAATSATATSASIPTFSHAACRAFTASHGLAVRSIAIEVEDAAFAYSISLLHGAKPSSPPVTFGEPDNTVVVAEIQLYNDVVLRYITYTKPNITNIPSTFLPGFQPFKTNTTSHYHQNLGIRGLDHVAVNVPKLAPAVHYLKSFTGFHEFAEFTANEVGTTESGLNSVILASNNEAVILGINEPVNGSKRSQIQTFLDYNDGPGVQHLALESEDIFWTLREMKRRSGAGGFEFMPPPPPSYYRRLEKRVGDVLTGEQMKECEELGVLVDRDHEGTLLQVFTKPVGDRPTIFIEVIQRIGCMLAHDSVKVRQKPGCGGFGKGNIAELFKSVEEYEKTHVINN; encoded by the exons ATGGGTAAAGAACATGAGCTCCCTCATGACAATGTTGGTTACAAAAACTTAATCCAAACCAATCCCATGCCGGGCAAGCTCTCCGTTCGGAGGTTCCACCACGTCGAGTTTTGGTGCCACGACGCCACCAACGCTGCCCATCGCTTTTCGTGGGCTCTCGGCATGCCCATTATCGCCAAATCCGATTTGTCCACCGGAAACACAACCCATGCATCTTACCTACTAAGTTCCGGGCAACTCCTCTTCCTCTTCACCGCCCCTTACCCCGCCGCCACCTCCGCCACAGCCACATCCGCCTCCATACCAACCTTCTCCCACGCTGCTTGTCGCGCCTTCACCGCCTCCCATGGACTCGCCGTCCGCTCAATTGCCATTGAG GTCGAAGACGCGGCGTTTGCCTACTCCATCAGCTTGTTGCATGGCGCAAAACCGTCATCACCTCCCGTCACCTTCGGTGAACCCGACAACACCGTCGTTGTAGCCGAGATTCAGCTTTACAACGATGTTGTATTACGTTATATTACCTACACAAAACCTAACATCACAAATATACCATCCACTTTCTTACCCGGATTCCAACCATTCAAAACCAATACCACGTCCCATTACCACCAAAACCTAGGCATTCGTGGTCTTGACCACGTGGCGGTCAACGTCCCAAAACTCGCTCCCGCGGTCCACTACTTAAAATCATTCACCGGATTCCACGAGTTTGCGGAATTCACAGCGAATGAAGTAGGGACAACCGAGAGCGGGTTAAACTCGGTGATCCTGGCCTCCAACAACGAGGCGGTTATACTCGGGATCAACGAGCCGGTCAACGGGTCAAAGAGAAGTCAAATACAAACATTTTTGGATTACAATGACGGTCCTGGAGTTCAACATTTGGCATTGGAGAGTGAAGACATATTCTGGACTTTGAGAGAGATGAAACGGCGGAGCGGTGCTGGCGGGTTTGAGTTTATGCCGCCACCGCCGCCGTCGTACTACCGGAGATTGGAAAAAAGGGTGGGAGATGTGTTGACCGGTGAGCAGATGAAGGAGTGTGAGGAGTTGGGGGTGTTGGTGGATAGAGATCATGAGGGTACTTTGCTTCAAGTTTTCACCAAGCCAGTGGGTGACAG GCCAACCATATTCATAGAGGTAATACAGAGAATAGGGTGCATGTTAGCTCACGATAGCGTTAAAGTGCGCCAGAAACCAGGATGCGGTGGCTTCGGAAAAGGAAACATTGCAGAGCTGTTCAAATCTGTGGAGGAGTATGAAAAAACACACGTCATCAACAATTAA